AATAGTATCCTTGTACTGTGAAATAGACATTTATAATTTCACATAAAAGTTTAGATTTTTGCCAACCTATACTCATGGAGGTAAAATACTTATGAAAAATAAATTAGATAAAACAATTGAATTATCAGCATGGATCATAACGTCGATATTATTAATTAAATATGTTCCTAAAAACAGAATACGGGAAGCCCATATATCCTTTTTGTTTAAACAAGTCATTACATGGCTTTTCGGTTTACTTGTAGTTGTGTAAACGAGCACATTAGTTCAGCACTCCGTTTTCAAATTACTTCGGGAGTTTATCTGAAATAATGTGCTTATTTTTTCACTTTAATCCTGAGTTTGAAAAAATTTGATCAAATAACTTCAGTTCTTAAACAAAAAAGAAGACCCTAAATCGGGTCTGAAACCTTTATAAAGTTCTCTAGTTCAACTCTAACTTTATAGACTTCATTTATATGCAACACAAGTTTGACCTCATCCACTAACGTAATAAACCAATCTAAGTCTTTCTCAAGAAAGGCTTGAAAATATTGATTTCTTATCAATAGTTCAAAAGAATATCCTTGTTGTATCCAGTAGTCACAGTGACCCACCCACAATTTCCACTCTTTTTCTTCTCGATCGAATATAATAATACCTTCTGTTTTCATATCCCACTATCTTCGATAGCTAAGCGCACAACTTCATCATCAATTTGTTCTTTTTTTAATTGTGCTCCAAATAGTAAACTATTGGTTGTCAGTCTGTTGATTACACGGGGCCAGCCTTGAGAACGCAGGGCAATGGCTTCAATTGCGGTTTCCGTAAAAATTGGTATTTTTGAACCGGCTAGTTTCATGTGATGGTCGATATACTCTGTAACTTCTTCTTTATCCAAGGGCTGAATTTCATATTTCATAATTAAACGCTGGGAGAGTGGCCGGTGATGGTTAATAGATAATCGTGTCTTTAAATGCGGTAATCCAGCTAATATCAAGATAAAAGGATTACTTGAATCCATTTGAAAGTTAAATAAAATGGCTAAATCCTGCAGAAATGCATCTTTTGCCATATGCATTTCATCTAGAATAAAAACAGGAGTAACCTTTCGCTCGTTTGCCATTCGTTCGATCCCTTCTTGTATTTGTCGGAATAAATCAACCTTACGGAATTTTGGTTCTTCTCCAAGTCCATAGACTAATCCACGATAAAAATCCATTACTCCTCCTGTAGAAAGAGGAAAATAAACAACGTGGTAAAGGGAAGGATTCAATGATTCTTTAAATGATCGTAACGTAAATGTTTTTCCAGCGCCTGGATCTCCAATAAGAAGCCCCATTCCTCTTGACTTCTTTAGGTAATCAAGTGCTCCAAGAGCCCCTTGATAATCGCTCGACCGAAAAGCATCGGTTGATCGCAAATCTTTTGAAAATGGAGTTTGAGCCAAGGAATAGAATGTCTTATACATGGTTTATTCCCTCCGTATCTTCCGATAAGTTAAATGGAGAACGCACTCTCTTTGAATGTGCATTATCTGTCATAGATACAGGAACAGCCTCAGCGACCTTTTGGTCGTTTTCAAACACAAAAATACCTGTCTCATCAAATCGAACATCAATCGAGTGACCTATAAAACGTGGAGGTACTTCATAGAGTTGTTTATTTAACGTAATCGTACTATCGGCCTTCACTTTACGATATTCTCTCTTCAAAAAGATTGTATCTAGGATTTTCGTATTCTCTAAGAAGGTTACACTCTCTACTTGAGATTGATAGACTTCATGTGGAGTCTTCCCATCTAAAGAGGCGTGAATACGACGATGATAGTCTTCTTCAAGCCACCTCCAAAAACGCTCGTTTAGCTCCTCCAACGAATCAACTGGTTTTGCTTGTAGTAAAGGATAAAACCTTGTTTGAATGGTTTTAAAAAGTCTTTCGATTTTTCCTTTCGCACGTGGATCATATGGTTGAGTGTGAGCCAGTGTTATACCTAACTGAGCACATGCATATTGGAGCGTCTCAGAACGATAAATCTTGCCGTTATCTGCATAGATCACGGTTGGTTTTCCTCTCCGAAGGAGTGCTTCCTTCGTCACAACTCTTACACCTTCAAACTTCTCTGACGAGAAAAACTGGCCGAACGGAACAAGCCGAGAACAATCGTCAATGTAAGCAATTAAAAACGTCTTTCTCTTCTTACCATCAATCGGAATGTAAGGCCCATGAGACAAATCCCCCTGCCATAGATGATTTATTCGATCATGGGCAAATCTTTTCCTTTCAGGTATTGCGATTATTTTCTTACCTACAAGGTTGTGTTTTTTTAATAAACGATTTATAGTTGAATAAGATATTTTGTTTTTTTGTATTTCTCCTAGGTCAATGAGATGTTCGTAGAAAACACTCACTGGCATATGGAGAAATTTTTTTCTTATATGAAGAATTTGATCCTGATCTTCTGCAGTGAGTCTCCTAGAATTCCCCTTATCAGTCCGTTTCTTCGGCTTTAATGCATCAAATCCACTTCGGCGATAATGAAGCAGCCATTCCTTGATTGTTTTCTCTGCCACTGTTCGCTCCCCATAATAAGGAATAGAGTGAACCTTTCCTGCCAACTCTCCAAAGTACTCTTTGACATCTACCTGTTCATTTAATAGTGGGGCAATTAGACCATACCGAAATAAGGCCACTTGTTCACGTTCTTTTTCATTCATGGAATCTTCCTCCTTTTTAGTAGAAGGACGACCGGTCATCCATGATTATTATTCTACTTTTTTCAATTTTTTCTGACTATGAAAAAAGTATGTGGGACGAATAATATTTTTATCTTTCTAAAAATATGGTAGAATTAATGTGCCATAAAGTAGGATGAACTATGCCCCCATGACCTTCGTAAGAAGGTGGATTCGCCAAAATCTTGGAGCTTTTTCATATATTTTATGGCTTCTTTTTTTATATCTTTTGAAAATCCACTTGCTTGTCCCAAAGCGACAAAAAAAGAATGAATCCATTTGATACTCTTGTAGTACCTCGTAAGATGGAACCTTAATAATTGTCGACTTCCATTAGCCTTCTTATCCTCTAGAATCCGATATAGCCTATGCAGAATGGTTTCAATTGTGTGTTGAAAGTAAGGGATAAAGAAATCCGGAAGGATAGAAAAGCTAACCTTGCATTGTAAACATTTCATCCTGCAAATAGGCACTCTCAATGACACTTCCTCAGTCAGTCCAAAACGCCAGTAATAACCATTTCTATGTAAGTTTCCCGAAGAATGACATTTACAGTTTGGACATTGATCAAATAATGGAAACTCATTATTAATTCCCTTTTTGGCATATTCTACTAAACTTAAACCAAAATCATAAGAAATGATCATAATAAAAAACTCCCCCCTAATAATATGCAAAAAATTTAGCACATTGTCATGGAGAAGTATAGATAGTGAACTGTGAGTATTTGAAAATAATGAATGGTTTTTGGATGAGATATAGTGCTCGTTTACAGTAGTTGAAAAAAATCTAATTTCTTATCCTAATCGTCTATTCTTTAAAAAAGCAATCAGATCTAGCTTTACATTTGAATACTTTGTTTATCCTGCGTTATGCTCATTATTCAATTTATATTATCCAGAAAAGAGTAATAAAGTTGTAAAATTAACTTATTACTTTATCCATACATCCATAATTTCATTTTTTGAAATAATTGCTGTTAAATACACTAACCTAATTAAGTATAACAATTGGACATGGTATTGGAGCTTTATTACAATTTGGTTAACTTATTACGTATCACGCATTTACCACAGATGGTTTTATAAAAGTAGATCTATTAACAATAGAATTTTCTAAAATATTTTTAAATAATCGAAAGAGTAGGCATAAATTTCACAAAACATCCTACTCTTTTTTGTTGCACAATATCAGTCTACTACGTAATAAAAGAGTCATTGCAAAAATCTGTCCTTAAACTGATATAAGCACCTTCCTTGTTTCAGAAAAGCCTTTTATTGTTGAAGATTACTCCTACACTATTTCCTTGTACTGTGCAGCAATCTAATTCACACCTCCTTATCTTATGGGAATAATCTCATTCTATTTTGTAAACGATATATACATTAATAGTAATAGTGAGGTTATAATATGAATAACACTCAAAATGTAATAAATATAATTGATGAGAATATTAACCAAATAGAAAAGCTTATACAGCAAAAGGTTGATATATGGATTGAATATGTTATCTTCTCACCACTTTGGTGGTTTGGAGTTGGTTTATCAATCATTCCATGGATTATTTGGTATTTTTTTCATAAGAAGGAAAGTAGAGATCGTCTTCTATACTCAGGTTTCATAGTCATGGTTATAGCAATAGTCCTTGACGTTCTAGGTGATCAATTGGCTTTGTGGCATTATAGGTTTAATGTCATACCAGTACTACCAACTTATATACCATGGGACTTAACTTTAATGCCTATAACAATAATGGTTTTATTACAAATCAAACCTAATACTAGACCAATAATAAAAGCTATCCTTTTTGCTCTAATTACTTCTTATATAGCTGAGCCTTTCTTTCAATGGTTAAAGCTTTACCAACCTACAAACTGACGATATACATATTCAGTACCAATTCAGATAATTATTTTCTTAATTGCGCATTACATGAGCAATAGAAAAAATTTTTCAGATTTAAACTAAGCTTAATTTCGAAAAACTAAATCCTTATTTTTCAATTCAAACGGAAATATTGATCTTTGAAAATAAGATTGCTTTAATACGCTAAATCAGTCTACTACGTAACAAAAGAGTCATTGCAAAAATCTGTCCTTAAACTGAAATAAGCACCTTCCTTGTTTCAGAAAGGCACCACATAACTTAATTAGAAGTTGTTTAATACCCTTCCCACCCCTTGTTCTTAGGGTACTTATTCTCTCCATTCCAGTAATGATTGGTTTTGCACGCTTTATTAAAGTTTGTGTAGCTTCAAGAGCTAGAGATGCTTGATGGGCATTTTCATTACTCCACACCTCATAAACATAAACAGAATTTTGTTCTTCTTCCGAAATATTTACAAGATATATCTCGCATTCATCAAGATTCTTCATTGATTCTGCTGCTTCCAATAAAATATCTACCATTGTGTCACGTTCACCTTCTTGTACCACAAACTTACCAAACAAACTGAATTTACTCATTTATAATCCTCCCTAATTTTGTGACCTGTGTTAATTGTTTCTACATCTCACCTCCGTTTTCCTGTTATTTCCATTTAAAAACCAATAGAGGTTCTAGCTTTCCTGCTATTAGCTTAAAAACATTACAAAAAAGGCAGTTAATCCTTCTTGAACCAACGCACCCATTAAAAAACAATTATATTTTCACCATAAAATTTAGTGATATAACCACTAACTTCAGTTGTTCCTGTACAGATACCCATTCGTAAATTTTGACAAATTGTTCAATATGAATGGGGGTTTACTCACCTACTACATCGTTATTATCATTATCGAGCATATAGGTGTATAACTAATGGTCACTCTCTGTATAGTCCTTAAAATATAGGTGAAATAGTTTTAAACCTTTTGATTATTGGATTGTAGTTTTGCCCATTTAAACTAGGGCAAAACTAATTCATTATTAGTGTATAAAGATAATAAAATTATATAATTTTAAGTTAAAAAGATAATAGCCTTACTACAACTACAAATAGGTTGTGGTAAGGCTTATTAAAGGGTGTTTTAAATTCTATTCATCTGCTTAAATAATCCTTGAATAATGACTAATAAAGTTGTTTGCTTCTTGTTTAACTAACGCACCCTTTAGTTAAAATAAGAAAAGGGACCCTTAATGTAAAATGTACCCTATAGAGTAGACACTTAAAAAAAGTGCTCTCTCTATAGGGTGCTTTTTTGTATAATGTAAGCATCACAACTACAGACATAACTTGGAGACGGAGAATCATGAGTAAAAAGCTATTTACAGAAAAAGAAATCAAACTATTATCTAAAAACCCATATGTGAAATCGGTCAGTTCAAAGGGAATTACTTACTCGGATGAGTTTAAACAACATTTTGTATCTGAATTCAGTAAGGGGAAGCTTTCAAGACAAATCTTTGAAGAAGCTGGATTTGATGTTGAAATTATTGGCATGCAAAGAATTAAATCTTCTTCAGAGCGTTGGAGAAACACTTATAAAACTGAAGGCTTGTTGGGGCTTAAAGACACTAGGAAAAATAATTCTGGAAGACCGCGAGTAAAAGAACTGTCCCTTGAGGAGAAGTATGCAAGATTAGAAGCTAAGATGAATCTTGTAAAGGCAGAAAATGAACTCCTAAAAAAGATTCGTATGTTAGAAAGGGGGCTGAAGAAGTAAGGCTTCCTTCTAGTCAGAGGTACATTCTTATTCGTGAGGTTATTGAAAAATACAACCTAAAACACATGGTGAAATTCCTTTGTGACGTTGCCGGGGTGTCACGAAGTGGTTACTATAATTATTTCTCAGCTAAGTCCGAAGAACAAAGGAAACGTCAGGAAGTGAGGGATGAAGAAGCTAAAGCATTAATTTTAAAAGCCTTCCACTTTAAAGGTCGAAAGAAAGGGGCACGCCAAATTAAGATGACATTGGCGGGTCAATTTCAGTGTGTCTTTAATTTGAAACGTGTTCGCAGAATTATGAAGAAATACAATATTTTCTGTCCTATTAGAAAAGCTAACCCATATAAAAGAATGATGAAGGCAACCCAAGAACATCGCGTTGTGCCAAACATATTAAACCGCCAATTTAAGCAAGGGATTCCATATAACGTACTTCTTACTGACATCACTTATATGCATTACCATAATGGCCAAAGAGCTTATTTATCAGTAATTAAA
This genomic stretch from Metabacillus sp. B2-18 harbors:
- a CDS encoding ExeA family protein — protein: MYKTFYSLAQTPFSKDLRSTDAFRSSDYQGALGALDYLKKSRGMGLLIGDPGAGKTFTLRSFKESLNPSLYHVVYFPLSTGGVMDFYRGLVYGLGEEPKFRKVDLFRQIQEGIERMANERKVTPVFILDEMHMAKDAFLQDLAILFNFQMDSSNPFILILAGLPHLKTRLSINHHRPLSQRLIMKYEIQPLDKEEVTEYIDHHMKLAGSKIPIFTETAIEAIALRSQGWPRVINRLTTNSLLFGAQLKKEQIDDEVVRLAIEDSGI
- a CDS encoding IS3 family transposase (programmed frameshift), which translates into the protein MSKKLFTEKEIKLLSKNPYVKSVSSKGITYSDEFKQHFVSEFSKGKLSRQIFEEAGFDVEIIGMQRIKSSSERWRNTYKTEGLLGLKDTRKNNSGRPRVKELSLEEKYARLEAKMNLVKAENELPKKDSYVRKGAEEVRLPSSQRYILIREVIEKYNLKHMVKFLCDVAGVSRSGYYNYFSAKSEEQRKRQEVRDEEAKALILKAFHFKGRKKGARQIKMTLAGQFQCVFNLKRVRRIMKKYNIFCPIRKANPYKRMMKATQEHRVVPNILNRQFKQGIPYNVLLTDITYMHYHNGQRAYLSVIKDGSTGEILAYHLSDRITMELATNTLHKLKKNRNYKKAKDALIHSDQGTHYTHPGFQKLVKKMGLRQSMSRRGNCWDNAPIESFFGHLKDEANIKPCKTLDELKREIDKYITYYNHHRYQWNLKKMTPVKYRDHLLQAA
- a CDS encoding CBO0543 family protein; the encoded protein is MRSSFTFEYFVYPALCSLFNLYYPEKSNKVVKLTYYFIHTSIISFFEIIAVKYTNLIKYNNWTWYWSFITIWLTYYVSRIYHRWFYKSRSINNRIF
- a CDS encoding DDE-type integrase/transposase/recombinase, producing the protein MNEKEREQVALFRYGLIAPLLNEQVDVKEYFGELAGKVHSIPYYGERTVAEKTIKEWLLHYRRSGFDALKPKKRTDKGNSRRLTAEDQDQILHIRKKFLHMPVSVFYEHLIDLGEIQKNKISYSTINRLLKKHNLVGKKIIAIPERKRFAHDRINHLWQGDLSHGPYIPIDGKKRKTFLIAYIDDCSRLVPFGQFFSSEKFEGVRVVTKEALLRRGKPTVIYADNGKIYRSETLQYACAQLGITLAHTQPYDPRAKGKIERLFKTIQTRFYPLLQAKPVDSLEELNERFWRWLEEDYHRRIHASLDGKTPHEVYQSQVESVTFLENTKILDTIFLKREYRKVKADSTITLNKQLYEVPPRFIGHSIDVRFDETGIFVFENDQKVAEAVPVSMTDNAHSKRVRSPFNLSEDTEGINHV
- a CDS encoding DUF6431 domain-containing protein translates to MIISYDFGLSLVEYAKKGINNEFPLFDQCPNCKCHSSGNLHRNGYYWRFGLTEEVSLRVPICRMKCLQCKVSFSILPDFFIPYFQHTIETILHRLYRILEDKKANGSRQLLRFHLTRYYKSIKWIHSFFVALGQASGFSKDIKKEAIKYMKKLQDFGESTFLRRSWGHSSSYFMAH
- a CDS encoding putative quinol monooxygenase, coding for MSKFSLFGKFVVQEGERDTMVDILLEAAESMKNLDECEIYLVNISEEEQNSVYVYEVWSNENAHQASLALEATQTLIKRAKPIITGMERISTLRTRGGKGIKQLLIKLCGAFLKQGRCLFQFKDRFLQ
- a CDS encoding CBO0543 family protein, which gives rise to MNNTQNVINIIDENINQIEKLIQQKVDIWIEYVIFSPLWWFGVGLSIIPWIIWYFFHKKESRDRLLYSGFIVMVIAIVLDVLGDQLALWHYRFNVIPVLPTYIPWDLTLMPITIMVLLQIKPNTRPIIKAILFALITSYIAEPFFQWLKLYQPTN